CCGAGCGGTAGACGTGGGTGAGACGGCCGTCGTACCGCTCCGCCAGCCCTTCCGCGACCGCCGGCACCGACGCTTGCGCGGTGTCCTTGAGGGTCACGATCCAGCTGTCGGAGATCGCGCTGTCGGCGGGAGCCGTGCGGATGTTCGTGGGGTCGGCCGCGTGCGTGGGTGAGGCCGCGAGAAGTCCTGCGGCGAGCACGGCAGCGGGGACCAGGGCGCGAAGTCGTCGCGCGGTGGATCTCATGCGAAGAACCAGACCTTTCGCTGTCCGGATTACGGGCAATTCGGGCCGTGCGGGGTTTCTGTCGCCCGGACTCGCCGGACGACTCCTGGCGCCGGTTGGTCAGTCCGTCACCAGGGAGGCCCAGCGGCCACCAACGACCCGCTGATGAACGGGCGTTGACGGCGCTGCGAGGCCGCACTCAATGTTCCACGAAAGATCTTGCACAGCAAGGGATTTGACTGAACTCCGTCAATACTTGCTCGTGCCACATATGGGTGGGCCGACGGAGTGAAATGGGACGGTGCGGTGGCCCGGGCGATCTTCGGGAAGTGCCGTCACGCACAGGGTCCACGAGCTCCCGCGGGCGACATCGCCTGTCTGATCCCAGGCCGGTTGTCGGGTTACGGTCGCGGTGTGGTGAGTGAGGTGGATGAGCGGTGGCTGCTGGTGTCGGTGACGACGGCCGGGGCCGCTTCGTCGTTGCGGATGCACGTGTGGCGGAAGCTGAAAGGGCTGGGGGCGCTGTATCTGCAGCAGTCTGTGTGTCTGCTGCCGGAACGGCCTGCGGTGGCTGCCGCGGTGGCGGAGCTGGGTGAGCGGGTACTGGCCGACGGCGGGCGGATGCGGGTGGTGCACATCGAGGTCGCCGATGAGGGCGAGCGGCGAGAACTTGCCGGGGAGATGACCGCCACGGTCGATCGCGAGTACGCGGAGGTGCTGGAACGGTTGCCGTCCTTCTTCTCGGAGCTGGCGAGGGAATCCGGGCGCGGGCGGGCGATCTTCGCCGAGGTGGAGGAGTCCGAGGCCGACCTGGAGGGGTTCCGCTCGTGGGTGGCGAAGATCGAGTCCCGCGACTACTTCGACGCACCGCGGGGCGACCTGGTGCGGGCCGAACTGGTGCGGGCCGGGGAGACGCTGGCCGCGTTCGCGACGGCGGCGCTGGCCGGGGAGGACGCGGACGGCGCGACCCCGTCCGGGTAGGGCGGCATCGAGTGCGCGGTTCACGGTCTGGGCAGGAACAGCGGTCCCTGGACGACCAGTCCGAAGCGTTGGGCGGCACCGAGCGGCAGGACGCGCAGCGAGAGCAGGGCGCCGACGGCCCCCGTCGTCAAAGCATGCGTCGGCCGACGGCGGCTGGGATCGCACCGGCAGCGAAGCGGCCGATCAGCGGCCACTGCAGGTCGGGGCCGTCGAGCACGAGGCGGCCGGCGTGGCGGCTACTGGCGGGGTGCGCTTGCCCCGAGTCCGGCAAGGCGGCGCACGACGGCGAGCCCGTCATCCGTTCCGGGCCAGTGCCGCGTGAGCGCGTCCGCTCCGGAGCGGCGTATGACGGCGCGCAGCACGAGGGCGACGGCGATGGCGTCGTCGGCGTAGCCGAGGACCGGGATGACGTCGGGGACCAGGTCGACGGGCAGGGCCAGATAGCCGGCCAGCACCCACAGCAGGGCGCGGGTGCGGCGGGGCAGGGTGCGGTCGCGGGCGAGGCGGGAGACCAGGCGCAGCAGGTCGGGCAGGAGCCGGACGGCCTCGGTGAGCAGGTCGCCCTTGGGCCGGGCAAGAGCGAGGGCGGCCAACAGGATCAGCCAGCACACCAGCAGGCCGGCGGCGATGCCGATCAGCATCTGCCAGATGTCGTTCATCGCTCACTCCGCCGGTCGCTGTCGAGCGGACGCGCCGCCCCCTCCAGTAGTCATGTTACGGGTGTAACATCAGCCACTCAGGCGTCGAGGCCGCCGCCCAGGCCGGGCGCAGGGTGATCTCGTCCCCCGGCGGCTCGGACCAGGTGGCGGACGACGGGCAGGCCGAGGCCGGTGCCGTCGCGGTGGGAGTCGAAGGCGCGCCTGAACCGTTCGAGGGCCCGCTCCCGGTCTGCCGATGGCACCTCAAGGGCTGCCCGGATGACGTGAAGTTCGGTGCGGCAGTGAGGGTGTGGGGTGGGCTGCGGCCGAAGCCACCGCAAGACAGTCAGGCGGCGGGCTGCCGGCCCTGGTCGTCGAGGTGGCAGCGGGCGGTCAGGCGTCAGGGTCGACTTCGGGGTGCGTGAACCGCACGGGCTTGCCCAGCGACCGGGCGTAGGCGATTTCCGCTCGGGTGCTGTCTCCGATGTAGTCGCCGACTACGAGCACCTCATCCGCGAGCCGGATCTTCGCCCGGTGCAGATCGTCGAGTCGAACCTTCAGCGCCTCGGCCTCGACAGGATCGGACCAGAGTTCGTGCGGCGACTTCATGTCACAGCCCGGTTTGACGACGATCTTTCCGGCTTTGGTCTCCCGCAGATCGGCCTCGTTCATCTCGGGCATGAAGCGGGTGGAGCCGCAGATCACGACGATACGCGGGAGGCCCAACAGCTTCTTCGCGTCGGCGAGCTTCTCCTCGGGGGTGAGCAGTTGCGGGTATGACACTGGTTCCTCCTGGTGGTGTGGTCCAAGGGGTGCCTGCGGAGACGAGAACGAGGGTGTCCGACGCACCTGACCAGCTGCGCGCCTGGACCCGCGTTCACGTCATGGCCAGGTAGCGGATCGGCCCCGATGCCGAAGGGTAGGCGAGCAAGACGTGGCCGGCTGCACCACTGCCGGCCCCTCGCCTTCAGCACCCCACGTCGCCC
This region of Streptomyces chromofuscus genomic DNA includes:
- a CDS encoding Chromate resistance protein ChrB — translated: MSEVDERWLLVSVTTAGAASSLRMHVWRKLKGLGALYLQQSVCLLPERPAVAAAVAELGERVLADGGRMRVVHIEVADEGERRELAGEMTATVDREYAEVLERLPSFFSELARESGRGRAIFAEVEESEADLEGFRSWVAKIESRDYFDAPRGDLVRAELVRAGETLAAFATAALAGEDADGATPSG
- a CDS encoding YkvA family protein, which encodes MNDIWQMLIGIAAGLLVCWLILLAALALARPKGDLLTEAVRLLPDLLRLVSRLARDRTLPRRTRALLWVLAGYLALPVDLVPDVIPVLGYADDAIAVALVLRAVIRRSGADALTRHWPGTDDGLAVVRRLAGLGASAPRQ
- a CDS encoding sensor histidine kinase codes for the protein MPSADRERALERFRRAFDSHRDGTGLGLPVVRHLVRAAGGRDHPAPGLGGGLDA
- a CDS encoding TIR domain-containing protein; translation: MSYPQLLTPEEKLADAKKLLGLPRIVVICGSTRFMPEMNEADLRETKAGKIVVKPGCDMKSPHELWSDPVEAEALKVRLDDLHRAKIRLADEVLVVGDYIGDSTRAEIAYARSLGKPVRFTHPEVDPDA